Proteins co-encoded in one Pseudophryne corroboree isolate aPseCor3 chromosome 1, aPseCor3.hap2, whole genome shotgun sequence genomic window:
- the LOC134903470 gene encoding zinc finger and SCAN domain-containing protein 12-like isoform X3 produces the protein MESEVNPTNRPEVFFKSLIENNSTTKEEPQEFLISDVRSVPEAQYAFTSVEHAPSMAKTEQNIKEEYVTSPISEQISFPDVDKENREDADEKHHSLSRDIKFYVKKTIKKESSIDNELQEVKHIKEEEVKDFPVKQYSLGKNKTPRCGLKRDKHRTRKVKPCRRTPPADPNFFFKCEVCDKVIKHQSNVADHQRIHTGERPYECESSIICIHL, from the exons ATGGAGTCTGAAGTGAACCCTACAAATCGACCAGAAGTATTTTTCAAGTCACTGATCGAAAATAACTCAACCACCAAAGAGGAACCCCAAGAATTTCTGATCTCTGATGTCAGGTCTGTTCCTGAGGCTCAGTATGCCTTTACCTCTGTAGAGCATGCACCTTCTATGGCAAAGACTGAGCAGAACATTAAAGAAGAATATGTAACTAGTCCTATTTCTGAGCAAATAAGCTTTCCTGATGTGGATAAAGAAAATAGAGAGGATGCAGATGAAAAGCACCACTCTTTGTCCAGAGATATTAAGTTCTATGTAAAGAAAACCATTAAAAAAGAAAGTAGTATTGACAACGAGTTACAAGAGGTAAAACATATTAAAGAAGAGGAAGTAAAGGACTTTCCAGTTAAACAATATAGTTTGGGAAAAAATAAGACCCCAAGATGTGGGCTAAAAAGAGACAAACACCGCACCCGCAAAGTAAAGCCATGTCGCCGCACTCCACCTGCAGATCCAAACTTTTTCTTTAAATGTGAGGTATGCGATAAAGTCATTAAGCACCAATCAAACGTCGCCGACCATCAGAGAATACACACGGGAGAGCGTCCTTACGAGTGCGAG AGCTCCATCATTTGCATTCACTTATAG